The Syntrophaceae bacterium genomic sequence CATGAAGTTTATATCGGGAAGGAGGCCACCCGTGCCGTTCCTTTCCGGATAAAGTCCGTAGAACCGCTCAAAAGGGCATTTGCACTGACCCTGGAAGGTATTGAGCGGAATGAACAGGCGGAATCCCTTCTGGGGTGCAGCGTCTGGATTCCCGCGGACCGCCTGGAGAAACTTCCGGACGGCGAGTATTACTGGTGGCAGATCATCGGCCTTGAAGTCCGGTCGGAGGAAGGGTGTCGACTGGGCTTCATAGAAGAGATCCTTCCCACGGGAAGCAACGATGTGTATGTCTGCCGGGGGGGCGAGAGGGAGATTTTGCTCCCGGCCATTGCAGACGTGATTCGGGAGATTGACACGGAGAAGGGATTCGTAACCGTTCGAATCCTTGAGGGACTTTGAGCCGCCATGCTCCGCTTCGATATCCT encodes the following:
- the rimM gene encoding 16S rRNA processing protein RimM, producing MRLLEIGRIVKYHGLKGALKVLSFLEGNRTLKTIHEVYIGKEATRAVPFRIKSVEPLKRAFALTLEGIERNEQAESLLGCSVWIPADRLEKLPDGEYYWWQIIGLEVRSEEGCRLGFIEEILPTGSNDVYVCRGGEREILLPAIADVIREIDTEKGFVTVRILEGL